A stretch of the Verrucomicrobiales bacterium genome encodes the following:
- a CDS encoding lamin tail domain-containing protein, whose translation MTPHEQPRTQRLLALLATCLALACPAQTHAQSYGIAQEQWNGLSTNDFAYPDGASFTNIAPTSAKIVTSFTTGNSGNGYGQRLRAFILPPLSGNYTFAIASDEWSQLYLSTDETPENRVRIAYVDGATAQRDYLAQTNQTSAPVALEAGRRYYIEALHREALGLDYLDVQWQLADDTIESPINSRPGNGRAERLIPFRTNTIVAPAFLRNPSNLVVTAGRPASLSLLVSNQSPVSYQWQENGVNLPGANSSVLKFPSVTEAGQAGKKYRCLVTTSAASLPSAEAQFTILPDSVAPTVLSVASIGLNGFLLTFSEAIQPGEASTVGNFTVEGTTIQSAELGSDPTQVRLNTSPLTLGRTYTIEIRNLKDLAGLGLAANTRVSLTVEPFYGSTVGTTNSLGTISAAGNGFDLQAGGREIAGKSDQFLYQWTLLPGDFDIQLRVESLSLSDLLARGGLMAREDLSSTSRFAAVFATPSLNGLLFQSRTQPSRDTTQSGNLQVNFPNTWLRLRRVGDDFSGYGSLDGTTWKPLGSATIGMPEFLFVGMAASSRSTNATTTARFRDYTDATGKPLTPPGPLSIEPPGPSSRRGGLVISEIMYHPQDRADGKSLEFVEIFNSQPFFEDMSGYKLSGDITFEFAPNTIIPAGGILVVAKAPADLESIQGISGVLGPYTGTLPNNFGQVRLWNEIGGIIQEVNYQGQMPWPVSADGAGHSLVLARPSYGENELRAWSASDRVGGSPGRFDGVGPEPLRGVVINEWLANPDQGQPDFIELYNHTAQAVDLSGAWLTDSPNTNKFKIPANTTIPAHGFVSFATAQFQFGLSSFGETIYLVNPSATRVIDAVAFEGSAKGVSQGRFPDGSKFISELKARTPGAANSAELRRDLVVNEIMYAPITGDNDDEFIELYNRGDTAISLAGWKLAQAATFTFPTNASIPAKGYVVVGRNLARLVANYPNLNFGNTYGNYNGSLGNGGDRIQLLMPEPVIDTDNNGKSITNMAFVVVNDMSYRDGGRWGKWSDGGGSSLELIDAHSDIRQPANWADSDETKKAPWTPIEFTGRADLGGMENPDRLQLFLQNPGEALIDDIEVFTAANSTNLLANPKFETNLSGWTPQGTHEETTLETTEGYQSKQSMHIRASARGDNGGNRIRANLARAVAANSITTIRAKVRWLAGTPHILLRLRGNYLECAGIMTLPKNLGTPGAANSRTISNAGPAIFEVTHAPILPVANQGIVVTAHVSDPDGLSTLTLKWRNDTISIPGNYQEVALLDDGTQGDAIPGDGTYSAIIPGQPNNTMVAFYISGRDAAATPAASTFPKDAPKRECLFRIGETQPSSALGSYRLWVTKATLSRWSTRGRQSNHPLDCSFAYNDFRVIYNAETLYSGSPWHTPAYNGGPAGEPPTDYVLHAPADDLLLGTEDFVFGTVGNQDNDPSKLAEQTSYWIARKMGIPYNYRRFFFMYFNGQRRASSVYEDTQQPSGEVIDQYFPDDASGPLHKIEDWFEFDDAGDTKTGNVDATLDQFLTLEGKKVARYRVCWRPRSIGAGDNPNDFSELFKVVDALSAATPEPYNTALQDIVDVEQWLSVFAMQHIVGNWDSYGYNRGKNMYTYKPTRGKWGLLLWDIDFDLGSGSDGATTDLFATNEPTIQRLYANPLFRRMYLRICQEAAEGPLRADLLAPLIDAKSKGLADNGVTVSSPQFIKDYARDRRNYILNQVLPKTNFVVYGPNLITTNVNFLTLTGAAPVNVDSITVNGTKQRLTWTTIGSRPIYWSTQVPLLPGENSLTIEARDRFGNVVVNGTQTVRVVNNAEVVEPEGNVIINEISYSPADPGAGYVEIYNRSTTTAFDLSGWRLDGVDFDFPAGTLIGPGQFWVVAKDQFAFGTKFAFRAPLLGEFNGNLDPEGETLSLLRPGASPDAPIVVDQVHYEATAPWLQKPAIEGVSLNVVDGSQDNSRVSNWADDGDGWRFVSVTARAGGPDFFVYLTGAGNAYLDDLSLVEGDQAGQGQNLVTNGGFEAPLAGTWRVANNHLTSTLVTDIVKSGASSLRIVSTNAGSASTNGAIFQRGLPIVSNNVYTLSYWLRYGDRGSNLVVKTSPGNFLASTQSVRRALGTPGAPNVSTASLPSYDDVWLNEVGPYNEAGPTDAQGDRDPWVELHNSGSTPVSLKDYFLSDSYSNLKAWAFPSDGVLQPGEFKVIWVDGDADQSTASQWHTSFRVQPTQGSIALSRLVNGEPQIVDYLNFDGIQADESYGSYPDGQPFFRQVLSFPTAGAPNNGASKTLVVRINEWMASNTGFILDPADVPPATDDWFELYNPGRVEADLSGYYLTDRIANKTQFKIPAGTRIPAGGYLLVWADGSPGQNSTNSADLHTNFQLSRGGEELGLFAPDGTAVDTIQFGSQTNNVSQGRIPDGGPSIVAFEQPTPRAANRLSGANTPPVLAKVGNRILDERTRFSWQLTAQDAEEGSSQLVFSLAPGAPAGATITPAGLFVWRPTEDQGPGKFAVTFRVNDNGTPSLQSVETITVTVREVNQPPTFGDSRPRYVKVGELVSFSTAADGDRPAQALGFRLGSGAPASATLDPTTGVVNWRPTEADAGKAFTLQITATDNGTPNLSATAGYQINVYATQTTVIVVRPSVASGQLNLSWESIAGQSYQPEFKDSLSGEWKPLGAAITASGAAAQASDTVRPDGMRFYRVRQL comes from the coding sequence ATGACCCCACACGAACAACCCCGCACTCAACGTTTGCTGGCTCTTCTGGCCACTTGCCTCGCCTTGGCCTGCCCCGCACAAACCCATGCCCAGAGTTACGGGATCGCGCAGGAACAATGGAATGGACTCAGCACGAACGACTTCGCTTACCCGGACGGAGCCAGCTTTACGAACATCGCCCCGACCAGCGCCAAGATCGTGACCAGCTTCACAACGGGTAACTCCGGCAATGGCTATGGGCAGCGCCTCCGGGCATTTATCTTGCCTCCATTAAGCGGGAACTACACCTTCGCGATCGCCTCGGATGAGTGGTCTCAGCTCTACCTGAGCACTGACGAGACCCCGGAAAACCGCGTCCGAATCGCCTACGTCGACGGAGCCACCGCACAGCGCGACTATCTGGCCCAGACCAACCAGACCTCCGCCCCGGTGGCGCTGGAAGCCGGACGACGCTATTATATCGAAGCGTTGCACCGAGAGGCGTTGGGCCTCGACTATCTCGACGTCCAATGGCAGTTGGCCGACGACACCATCGAATCCCCCATCAACTCCCGTCCTGGCAACGGCCGGGCCGAGCGACTGATTCCGTTCCGCACCAACACCATTGTGGCCCCGGCATTCCTTCGTAATCCTTCCAATTTAGTGGTTACCGCCGGACGCCCCGCCTCGCTCTCCTTGCTGGTAAGCAACCAATCGCCCGTCTCCTACCAATGGCAGGAAAATGGGGTGAACCTGCCCGGAGCCAACAGTTCCGTGCTCAAGTTCCCCAGCGTCACCGAGGCCGGCCAGGCAGGTAAGAAGTATCGCTGCCTGGTCACGACCTCCGCAGCCAGCCTGCCCAGCGCAGAGGCTCAGTTTACTATCTTGCCCGATTCCGTCGCCCCGACGGTCCTCAGCGTGGCTAGCATCGGTCTAAACGGATTTCTCCTGACTTTCTCGGAAGCCATTCAACCCGGCGAAGCGTCAACCGTCGGCAACTTCACCGTCGAAGGTACGACCATTCAATCAGCCGAGCTAGGATCGGACCCCACCCAGGTCCGACTCAACACCTCACCCCTCACGCTGGGCAGAACCTACACGATCGAGATCCGCAACCTGAAGGATTTGGCTGGGCTCGGCCTGGCCGCCAACACTCGAGTCTCCCTGACGGTCGAGCCCTTCTATGGCTCCACCGTCGGCACCACCAACAGCCTCGGCACCATCAGCGCCGCCGGCAATGGCTTCGATCTGCAAGCGGGGGGACGCGAGATCGCCGGCAAGTCCGACCAATTCCTCTATCAATGGACACTTCTGCCCGGTGATTTCGACATCCAACTCCGAGTTGAGTCTCTCTCACTCAGCGATCTGTTGGCCCGCGGCGGGCTCATGGCCCGGGAAGACCTGAGCAGCACGAGCCGCTTCGCCGCCGTATTCGCCACCCCCTCGCTGAATGGGCTCCTCTTTCAAAGTCGAACCCAACCCTCTCGCGACACGACCCAAAGCGGCAACCTCCAGGTGAATTTCCCCAATACCTGGCTGCGCCTGCGTCGCGTCGGTGACGACTTCAGCGGCTACGGCAGCTTGGACGGCACCACCTGGAAGCCGCTGGGCAGCGCCACCATTGGCATGCCGGAGTTCTTGTTTGTGGGCATGGCCGCCAGCAGTCGTAGCACGAACGCCACCACCACGGCCCGCTTCCGAGACTACACGGACGCCACTGGAAAACCCCTGACTCCTCCCGGCCCCCTGAGCATCGAACCCCCGGGACCCAGCAGCCGACGCGGAGGCTTGGTGATCTCCGAGATCATGTATCATCCTCAGGATCGAGCCGACGGCAAGAGCCTCGAATTCGTCGAGATCTTCAATAGCCAGCCCTTCTTTGAAGACATGTCGGGATACAAGCTGAGCGGTGACATCACGTTTGAATTCGCTCCCAACACCATCATCCCGGCGGGCGGTATCCTGGTGGTGGCCAAAGCTCCGGCGGACCTGGAAAGTATTCAAGGGATCTCAGGAGTTCTGGGGCCATACACCGGCACGCTCCCGAACAATTTCGGACAGGTGCGCCTCTGGAATGAAATTGGCGGCATCATTCAGGAAGTGAACTACCAAGGGCAGATGCCGTGGCCGGTATCAGCCGATGGGGCCGGCCATTCGCTAGTGCTCGCACGTCCCTCTTATGGCGAAAACGAACTCCGGGCCTGGAGCGCCAGTGATCGAGTCGGCGGTTCACCAGGTCGGTTCGACGGCGTGGGTCCCGAGCCCTTGCGGGGGGTGGTGATCAACGAGTGGCTGGCGAACCCGGATCAGGGGCAGCCTGATTTCATCGAGCTGTACAACCACACCGCCCAAGCCGTGGATCTTTCCGGCGCCTGGCTCACCGACAGCCCGAACACCAACAAATTCAAGATCCCCGCCAACACGACCATCCCAGCTCATGGGTTTGTTTCGTTCGCCACCGCTCAGTTTCAGTTCGGTCTCAGCTCCTTCGGAGAAACCATCTACTTGGTGAACCCCTCGGCCACTCGCGTCATCGATGCGGTGGCTTTTGAAGGTTCGGCCAAAGGGGTGTCGCAAGGGCGTTTCCCCGACGGCAGCAAATTCATTTCGGAACTAAAAGCCCGCACGCCAGGAGCCGCGAACAGCGCCGAACTGCGACGGGACCTGGTCGTTAACGAAATCATGTACGCCCCCATCACCGGCGACAATGACGACGAATTCATCGAGCTTTACAACCGCGGCGACACTGCGATCTCGCTCGCCGGCTGGAAACTGGCACAGGCTGCCACCTTCACCTTCCCGACGAACGCCTCCATCCCGGCCAAGGGCTATGTGGTCGTCGGAAGGAACCTGGCCCGACTGGTCGCCAATTATCCCAACCTCAATTTTGGCAACACCTACGGCAACTATAATGGCAGCCTGGGCAACGGCGGGGATCGCATCCAATTGCTCATGCCCGAGCCGGTGATCGACACCGACAACAATGGCAAAAGCATCACGAACATGGCCTTCGTGGTGGTGAATGACATGAGCTATCGCGATGGTGGCCGCTGGGGTAAATGGTCGGATGGAGGCGGAAGCAGCCTGGAGCTGATCGACGCCCACAGCGATATCCGTCAGCCGGCGAACTGGGCGGACAGCGATGAGACCAAGAAGGCTCCGTGGACTCCCATTGAGTTCACCGGCCGGGCTGACCTCGGAGGCATGGAAAACCCAGACCGCTTGCAACTTTTCCTCCAGAATCCGGGTGAAGCCCTGATCGATGATATCGAGGTGTTCACGGCCGCGAACTCCACGAATCTCCTGGCCAACCCGAAGTTCGAAACCAACCTCAGCGGGTGGACACCGCAGGGCACGCATGAGGAGACCACTTTGGAGACAACGGAAGGCTACCAGAGCAAGCAGTCCATGCATATCCGCGCCAGCGCACGAGGCGACAACGGCGGAAACCGGATTCGAGCCAACCTTGCCCGAGCGGTAGCAGCCAACTCCATCACCACCATTCGGGCCAAGGTCCGCTGGCTGGCCGGCACGCCTCACATTCTGCTGCGCCTCCGCGGCAACTATCTCGAATGCGCCGGCATCATGACGCTGCCGAAGAATCTCGGCACACCCGGAGCCGCCAACAGCCGGACCATCAGCAACGCGGGACCAGCGATCTTTGAAGTCACTCATGCTCCCATACTCCCGGTGGCGAACCAGGGCATTGTGGTGACCGCCCACGTTTCCGACCCCGACGGCCTCAGCACCCTCACGCTTAAATGGAGGAACGACACCATTTCCATTCCAGGGAACTATCAGGAAGTGGCCCTGCTCGACGATGGAACCCAAGGCGATGCTATACCGGGTGACGGAACTTACTCGGCCATCATCCCCGGGCAGCCCAACAACACCATGGTGGCATTTTATATCAGCGGCAGGGACGCGGCGGCGACGCCGGCAGCATCGACATTCCCTAAAGATGCTCCCAAACGGGAATGCCTCTTCCGCATCGGTGAAACCCAACCCTCCAGTGCGCTCGGCAGCTACCGACTGTGGGTTACCAAGGCCACCCTCAGCCGCTGGTCCACCCGGGGGCGCCAAAGCAATCACCCTCTGGATTGCTCCTTCGCCTACAATGATTTCAGGGTGATCTACAATGCCGAGACCCTCTACAGCGGCAGTCCCTGGCACACCCCCGCCTACAACGGCGGCCCGGCCGGAGAACCTCCAACGGACTACGTACTGCACGCGCCAGCCGACGACTTGCTGTTGGGCACGGAGGATTTCGTCTTCGGCACGGTCGGAAACCAGGACAACGACCCCAGCAAACTCGCCGAGCAAACGAGCTACTGGATCGCCAGAAAAATGGGAATCCCCTACAACTACCGTCGCTTCTTCTTTATGTATTTCAACGGCCAGCGACGCGCTTCATCGGTTTACGAGGATACTCAACAGCCGAGCGGTGAGGTCATCGACCAGTACTTTCCCGATGACGCAAGCGGCCCGCTTCACAAAATTGAAGATTGGTTCGAGTTCGACGATGCTGGGGACACCAAAACTGGCAATGTCGATGCGACCCTCGATCAGTTCCTGACACTGGAGGGCAAGAAGGTGGCTCGCTATCGAGTCTGCTGGCGTCCTCGGTCGATCGGAGCCGGCGACAACCCCAACGACTTCTCGGAGCTGTTTAAAGTCGTCGATGCGCTCAGCGCCGCTACTCCAGAACCGTACAACACAGCACTTCAAGACATCGTCGACGTGGAGCAATGGCTGAGTGTCTTTGCCATGCAGCACATCGTTGGGAACTGGGATTCGTATGGATACAACCGCGGCAAGAACATGTATACCTACAAGCCGACGCGCGGCAAGTGGGGGTTGTTGCTGTGGGACATCGACTTCGATCTAGGTTCTGGTAGCGATGGTGCCACCACCGATCTATTCGCCACGAATGAGCCGACGATCCAACGTCTCTACGCCAATCCCTTGTTCCGACGGATGTACCTCCGCATCTGCCAGGAAGCAGCTGAAGGTCCTCTTCGCGCGGACTTGTTGGCTCCGCTCATCGATGCGAAATCCAAGGGCCTGGCCGACAACGGGGTAACAGTATCGTCCCCTCAATTCATCAAGGACTACGCGCGCGATCGACGGAACTACATCCTCAACCAGGTCCTTCCGAAAACCAACTTCGTCGTTTACGGACCCAACCTGATCACGACGAACGTGAACTTCCTTACGTTGACAGGAGCTGCTCCAGTCAACGTGGACTCCATCACCGTGAACGGGACCAAGCAGCGCCTCACCTGGACCACTATCGGCAGCCGCCCGATCTATTGGTCCACTCAGGTTCCCCTGCTCCCGGGAGAAAACTCTCTCACCATCGAAGCCCGCGACCGGTTCGGGAATGTGGTGGTCAACGGAACTCAAACGGTCCGCGTCGTGAACAACGCCGAGGTCGTGGAGCCCGAGGGGAACGTCATTATCAACGAAATCTCTTACTCGCCCGCCGACCCCGGTGCCGGCTACGTGGAAATCTACAACCGCTCCACCACCACGGCATTCGATCTCAGCGGCTGGCGACTGGATGGAGTGGACTTCGATTTCCCAGCCGGAACGCTCATCGGACCGGGGCAGTTCTGGGTCGTGGCCAAGGATCAGTTTGCCTTCGGAACCAAGTTTGCGTTCCGAGCGCCACTGCTCGGTGAATTCAACGGGAATCTCGATCCCGAAGGCGAAACTCTGAGCCTGCTGCGCCCAGGAGCCTCTCCCGATGCGCCCATCGTGGTGGATCAGGTCCACTACGAAGCAACCGCTCCTTGGCTGCAAAAACCCGCGATCGAGGGTGTAAGCCTCAACGTGGTGGATGGCAGCCAGGACAACAGCCGGGTAAGCAACTGGGCTGACGATGGCGACGGATGGCGCTTCGTCAGTGTCACGGCTCGGGCGGGCGGACCGGACTTCTTTGTCTACCTCACCGGTGCGGGCAACGCCTACCTCGATGACCTTTCGCTCGTCGAAGGAGACCAGGCCGGCCAAGGTCAGAACCTGGTGACTAACGGCGGTTTCGAAGCACCGCTCGCCGGCACCTGGCGCGTCGCGAACAACCATCTGACTAGCACGCTCGTGACTGACATCGTCAAGTCGGGCGCTTCCAGCCTGCGCATCGTGAGCACCAACGCGGGCAGCGCCTCGACCAATGGAGCCATATTCCAACGGGGTCTTCCGATCGTTTCCAACAACGTCTACACCCTGAGCTATTGGTTGCGCTACGGAGACCGCGGATCCAATCTGGTGGTGAAGACCAGCCCCGGAAACTTCCTGGCTTCGACTCAGTCGGTGAGAAGAGCTCTAGGCACGCCAGGCGCTCCCAATGTCAGCACCGCCAGTCTGCCGTCCTACGACGATGTCTGGCTCAATGAGGTGGGACCGTACAACGAAGCCGGTCCCACCGATGCCCAAGGAGACCGCGACCCGTGGGTGGAACTTCATAATTCGGGTTCGACCCCAGTCTCACTGAAGGACTACTTCCTATCTGACTCGTACTCCAACCTCAAAGCCTGGGCCTTCCCGTCGGATGGAGTTCTTCAGCCCGGGGAGTTCAAGGTGATCTGGGTGGATGGCGATGCGGATCAGTCCACCGCAAGCCAGTGGCACACCTCCTTCCGGGTGCAGCCGACACAAGGTTCTATCGCCCTGTCGCGGCTTGTGAATGGTGAACCTCAAATCGTGGACTACCTCAACTTTGATGGTATCCAAGCCGACGAATCCTATGGATCCTACCCCGATGGCCAACCCTTCTTCCGTCAGGTGCTCTCCTTCCCGACGGCCGGAGCTCCTAACAACGGCGCTTCGAAAACCCTGGTCGTTCGCATCAACGAATGGATGGCTAGCAACACCGGATTCATCCTGGATCCGGCCGATGTCCCGCCGGCCACCGACGATTGGTTCGAACTCTATAACCCCGGTCGAGTCGAAGCTGACCTGAGCGGCTACTATCTCACGGACAGGATCGCCAACAAAACTCAGTTTAAGATTCCTGCTGGAACACGCATCCCGGCCGGGGGGTATCTGCTCGTCTGGGCTGATGGAAGCCCGGGGCAGAACTCCACCAACTCCGCCGACCTGCACACCAACTTCCAGTTGTCGCGGGGCGGCGAGGAGTTGGGGCTGTTCGCCCCCGATGGGACAGCCGTCGACACGATCCAGTTCGGTTCCCAAACAAACAATGTCAGCCAGGGACGCATCCCCGATGGCGGTCCTTCGATCGTGGCTTTCGAACAGCCTACACCACGGGCCGCCAATCGCCTCAGCGGGGCCAACACACCGCCGGTGCTCGCCAAGGTTGGCAATCGTATCCTCGATGAACGAACCCGCTTCAGCTGGCAATTGACCGCCCAGGATGCGGAAGAAGGTTCCAGCCAGTTGGTGTTCAGTCTCGCGCCGGGTGCCCCGGCGGGAGCGACCATTACCCCGGCTGGGCTCTTTGTCTGGCGTCCGACCGAGGATCAAGGTCCCGGGAAGTTTGCGGTCACATTCCGGGTCAACGACAATGGCACCCCGAGTCTCCAGAGCGTCGAGACGATCACCGTTACCGTGCGGGAGGTGAACCAGCCTCCCACCTTCGGAGACTCGCGCCCCCGCTATGTGAAAGTCGGAGAGCTCGTCTCATTCTCCACGGCAGCGGATGGAGATCGTCCCGCCCAAGCCCTCGGCTTCCGCCTCGGGTCAGGTGCACCCGCCTCCGCCACCTTGGACCCCACCACGGGCGTGGTAAACTGGCGTCCTACCGAGGCGGATGCCGGCAAGGCGTTCACACTCCAGATCACTGCCACGGACAATGGCACACCCAATCTGTCCGCCACGGCGGGATATCAGATTAATGTCTACGCTACCCAAACCACCGTGATCGTAGTGCGCCCGAGCGTCGCTTCAGGCCAGCTCAACTTGAGCTGGGAGTCCATCGCCGGACAGTCCTATCAGCCGGAGTTTAAAGATAGCCTCTCCGGGGAGTGGAAACCCCTGGGCGCGGCGATTACCGCCAGCGGAGCAGCCGCCCAGGCGTCCGATACCGTCCGTCCCGATGGCATGCGCTTCTACCGAGTTCGCCAGCTATAA
- a CDS encoding Gfo/Idh/MocA family oxidoreductase, protein MPKTLSVGMIGYRFMGKAHSNAWRQAPHFFPLKAKVKLHTICGRDSKGVEAARDQLGWENASNDWEAVINNPAIDIIDINTPNDSHAEIAIAAARAGKHILCEKPLALNVKQCEEMVAAVKKARVVNMVCHNYRRIPAIAQAKKMIEAGLLGEIFHYRARYAQDWIVDPNFPLVWRLQKGVSGSGTHGDINAHIIDLARYLVGDFSEVCGLMHTFIKERPIEEAAAKGDGLGGKGGRKMGKVTVDDAALFIGRFKNGALANLEATRFALGRKNHIELEINGSKGSLHFDFEDMNRLKFFNNEDPAGLQGFRDILVTEPGGKHPFVGNWWPPGHIIGYEHTFVHTIADFVNAVVDGKSVQPTFEDGLKNEQVLEAVEASAKSRSWIKV, encoded by the coding sequence ATGCCAAAAACGTTAAGCGTCGGGATGATTGGTTATCGGTTCATGGGCAAGGCGCACTCCAACGCCTGGCGGCAAGCGCCGCATTTCTTTCCCCTGAAGGCCAAAGTCAAGCTGCACACCATCTGCGGCCGCGATTCGAAAGGGGTGGAAGCCGCCCGGGATCAACTCGGATGGGAGAATGCCAGCAATGACTGGGAAGCAGTGATCAACAACCCAGCGATCGATATCATCGACATCAACACGCCGAATGATTCGCATGCCGAAATCGCCATCGCCGCGGCACGCGCCGGTAAGCACATCCTCTGTGAGAAACCTCTGGCTCTGAACGTGAAGCAGTGCGAGGAGATGGTGGCCGCCGTCAAGAAGGCACGCGTGGTGAACATGGTTTGCCACAACTATCGCCGCATCCCCGCCATCGCTCAGGCTAAAAAGATGATCGAGGCCGGCCTGCTGGGCGAAATCTTTCATTACCGCGCTCGTTACGCCCAAGACTGGATCGTGGATCCGAACTTCCCCTTGGTCTGGCGCCTCCAAAAAGGCGTGAGCGGAAGCGGAACGCACGGCGATATCAACGCCCACATCATCGACCTGGCCCGTTATCTCGTCGGCGATTTCAGCGAGGTCTGCGGCCTCATGCACACGTTCATTAAGGAACGCCCCATCGAAGAAGCCGCCGCTAAGGGCGATGGTTTGGGCGGGAAAGGAGGCCGGAAAATGGGCAAGGTCACCGTGGATGATGCCGCCCTCTTCATCGGACGCTTCAAGAACGGAGCGCTCGCCAACCTCGAGGCCACCCGCTTCGCATTAGGCCGAAAAAACCACATCGAACTCGAAATCAATGGCAGCAAAGGCTCGCTCCATTTCGATTTCGAAGACATGAACCGTTTGAAGTTCTTCAACAACGAAGACCCAGCAGGCTTGCAGGGCTTCCGCGACATCTTGGTCACCGAACCCGGTGGGAAACACCCCTTCGTGGGCAACTGGTGGCCGCCCGGACATATCATCGGCTACGAACACACGTTCGTGCACACCATCGCCGACTTTGTGAACGCCGTGGTCGACGGAAAATCAGTCCAACCCACCTTTGAAGACGGCCTCAAGAACGAGCAAGTACTTGAAGCTGTTGAGGCTTCAGCCAAGAGCCGATCCTGGATCAAGGTCTAA
- a CDS encoding aspartate 1-decarboxylase, whose amino-acid sequence MLVHLLKSKIHRAAVTAASIDYEGSLTIASDLMETVGFLPFERVLCSNLANGQRFETYLIPGEPGSGSIILNGATAHLGKVGDRLTIMSYTEVDAAMAKGWTPRVIVLGERNAVTAMRGLGSRGS is encoded by the coding sequence ATGCTCGTCCATCTACTAAAGTCTAAAATTCATCGTGCCGCGGTGACCGCGGCCAGTATTGACTACGAGGGAAGCCTGACCATTGCCAGCGATCTCATGGAGACGGTTGGCTTTCTACCCTTTGAGCGGGTTCTTTGTAGCAATCTGGCTAATGGTCAACGGTTTGAGACGTACCTGATTCCCGGCGAACCGGGGTCGGGATCGATTATTCTAAATGGGGCAACTGCCCATTTGGGCAAGGTGGGCGACCGCTTGACGATCATGAGTTATACCGAGGTGGATGCCGCCATGGCCAAGGGGTGGACGCCGCGCGTGATCGTTTTGGGGGAGCGCAATGCGGTTACCGCCATGCGCGGGCTGGGTAGCCGTGGATCCTGA
- the lpxD gene encoding UDP-3-O-(3-hydroxymyristoyl)glucosamine N-acyltransferase — protein MPYTAQEIATHLQGEVVGDPTTVLTGFASAEGARPGELTFAENEYYFTRAQQGAATAILVPHEFVASSKVLIRVGNPRVAFAQVLPLFFPTARFAPGIHPSAVVSPGAMVDPSAFVGPLSVIGDQARIGARTVIESGVHVGDRCEVGQDCHLFPRVTLYPQVKMGDRVNVHSGSVIGSDGFGYVYDSGRHLKIPQVGTVILQDDVEIGANVTIDRGALGPTIIGKGTKIDNLVQVGHNVVIGEHSVLVAQVGVAGSTRLGHHVTLGGQVGVAGHLKIGNDVTVAAQSGVMHPIPDGEKWLGSPARPDRQTKRQLIALQQLPELLRRVHDLEKRAGSGPSA, from the coding sequence ATGCCATACACTGCTCAAGAAATCGCGACGCATCTCCAAGGGGAAGTCGTGGGGGATCCCACCACCGTCCTGACCGGTTTTGCCTCCGCTGAAGGCGCTCGTCCAGGCGAGTTGACCTTTGCGGAAAATGAGTACTATTTCACCCGGGCGCAACAAGGCGCGGCTACTGCCATCCTCGTGCCGCACGAGTTTGTGGCCTCCAGCAAGGTCTTGATTCGGGTGGGCAACCCCCGGGTCGCCTTTGCGCAGGTGCTGCCGTTGTTCTTCCCCACTGCCCGGTTTGCACCGGGCATCCATCCTTCGGCCGTGGTCTCGCCGGGGGCGATGGTGGATCCGTCTGCCTTCGTTGGGCCCTTGAGCGTGATCGGAGACCAGGCGCGCATTGGAGCCCGGACGGTGATTGAGAGCGGTGTCCATGTGGGGGATCGATGCGAGGTGGGGCAGGACTGCCATCTCTTCCCGCGAGTGACGCTTTATCCGCAGGTCAAAATGGGAGATCGGGTGAATGTGCATAGCGGCTCGGTGATCGGTTCCGACGGGTTTGGCTATGTCTACGACAGTGGCCGCCACTTGAAGATCCCCCAGGTCGGCACGGTGATTCTCCAGGACGATGTGGAGATCGGGGCCAACGTGACGATCGACCGTGGTGCCTTGGGGCCTACCATCATTGGCAAGGGCACGAAGATCGATAACCTAGTGCAGGTAGGTCACAATGTGGTGATCGGTGAACACAGTGTGCTGGTCGCGCAGGTGGGCGTCGCGGGCAGCACTCGGTTGGGGCATCATGTGACTTTGGGCGGTCAAGTGGGCGTGGCGGGGCATCTCAAGATCGGTAACGACGTCACGGTGGCCGCTCAGTCGGGGGTTATGCATCCGATTCCTGATGGAGAGAAGTGGTTAGGTTCCCCGGCGCGGCCGGATCGACAGACCAAGCGCCAGCTGATTGCTCTGCAGCAACTTCCTGAGCTGCTTCGCCGGGTGCACGATCTCGAAAAGCGGGCGGGCAGTGGACCATCGGCCTAG